The window TTCAGagtggcagaggaggaaggTAGTAGTTGgagggggttttggggtgtgATCAGTCTCTTGCCAATACTAATGAAAATATCTGCACTTACAGAGTAAGTAAGCACAGGAGTCACCTGagaatttatattaatttaaaagacaaagcATCAGAGAAAAAGAATCACAATTAGAAAGCAGtcatgtatatacatatatgcatatctCAGTATAATGTCATTTCCAAACTGAAACTCCAGATTAAAGGAAGAGGAACACTCAGCTCTTCCCAAGGAGAGCTTTTTCCCTATGATATTTCTTACTTTACTGCTGCATTTCTGCCTTGTGTGGCCTTCTGGCCAAGAGGCTGAGGTCTCTCCCTTTACCTCCTTGTCCATATTTAGGGTATATTAGGATTTCTCccttcacctccttttccaTACTTAGCATATAGAGCTACAGCCTGTTCCTTTCTCTCctatgtatatgtatttttataacaTTAAGGTATTTTCCATCCTGTTCTTCCAAAGGAAACTGCAAATGTTCCCAATAAGCTTCTCCAGAGCTGTTCCTCTATTGCAGTAGCTGGGAACAAGTGGTGTatccatccctctgtcccttcCTGCAGCTTGGTCAAACTTTTCCAGATTGGTGCCTAAAGCTGAAAGGAGTATTTTCTTGCAATGCACAAGCCACTTGTGGTAGGAACATCTCCCAAAatccagacaaagcagctgcttGGGGAGGTCTGtgccccagcagggagggcagcacagctcagggagtgtgcagagcccagcctgggcaggtgCCCACAGGGCTCCAACTCAGCACCCCTAAGGAACTCTGGGCAACGAGCAGGTGACATGTGGGACAGCCCTTGGTGAGGGTGGCACTGGCTGTGACCTGCTTCTACAGGCTCTCCTGGGCCTGCAGGGCTTTGCCCCTGAGCTCCCCTGCTGCTCCACATTGCCTGGGGTGGAACAGCCCCCTGGGCCCAGTCTGGAGAGCAGGTATTTGGAAGGGCAGGTTTGCTCCTCTGGGGAACATTCTTGTCTTTTGTATCATCGGGACATGCCCCTgctgagagggaaggaggagctcCCCCTGCTCAGCTATCTCACCCAGCGTGTGTGAATCCACCCAGACTGGCCCTTCCCTGACTGGGGCACCCAGAACACCTTCTCCATGGCTGaccctgctgctggtggggctCCCCATCCTCCCACTGAAGTGACCAGCCTTGTCTTTGCTCACTCCCTTGCTCAGCTTCCCCTCGAAGCAGGGACATGTCAGAGATTAATTGGCTGGCAGAGAGAACGAGAGGACTGGCTGTTAAAAAGCCCCACATTGCTCATACGTGGTCTGGACCTTCCTCTGCTCACCCACAGAGAGATGCTTTTGGAAGGGTCCTCAGGATGTCGCATTTTTGGGGCTGAAGGTGGTCACTGAAGTGATGAGAGCTGAGTTTTAAGCTTGCTGGAGGTGTTTGGGTGCCTGGGTACAACAGGAATATAAAGGAACTGCACAATGGTGGAGATGGAAAGGAGCTTGAAAGCAGAGGCAGAACTGTCATACTCTCAGGGCTGGAGGGTTGTTGGGAATATTGACCTGAGCTTTGGACCAAAGAGGATTTTTTGGGTGGCTGGAAGGAAGGTGGCTCTGGCTGGAGGACAGAGGCTGTGAGAGGACAGGGCACCAATCAATATTGGCATGGGAAACTGGAGGCAGGAGAGTGCTACCCCTGTGCCTGGATTTGGGAAATcacaccctgctctgctccaggggtaACTTGCATCCCAAAGCAAGTTTCCCATCTGGAGTTTGCCAAGAATGAAGGGAACGAGCTCCGGCCTGTGcttgctgggaaaaggggaagtGAGAAGGGAAGTCAGACACACCAAGGTGCTGTTGTGCAAGCTCAGCATTGCACTttccctctgccagggcaaTGCTGCATCTTCACTAAGGATAAAAGAAGCTGGATTCTCCAGGGATGGCACAGTGAAATccccaaagggaaaaaaaatgctgtatttgGATGATTTAAGTTACAGGCATGTCTTGAGAGAGTTCAATGCTGTTAGTAATGCCCTGTAATCCTCCATTTAATCTTGAATGGCAAATCAACTGAAGAATTGTTTCACACTACATACCTGCTGAAGGCAATCACAAGCAGAGGAGCCCATAAAGGTAatgttttcaatttatttatataaacaaTTGCATTTTAACAACACTGTTGTCCtacaaaaataaagtgaaaaacaaTTCACAGAATTTTCAATAAATAATCTCCAACATACCCATTTCTCATGGGCAAGTTGAAcccagccaaacccagcagGCTGGGTCCCATCACAGGCAGAGAGAGTTGAAATGTGACTGCAGAGTACAAAATGCAGAGGGAACAGGATTCCTTGCTGAAGCAGCTTGCAACTCAAGTGATATGGTCTGAGGAACTCCTCCTTGCCTACCCCAAAATGAGTAGCTCTGTCCAGACTTGCCTCCCTTTGCCTCTTCCTCAGTTAGTGGCAGAAGGGTGCTCGGAAGTGTGTTCCAAAGATGGGTCCCACTGACAATTAATGTGGTGACCAAGTGTCCAGGCAGTTCTCACTCATCAGCACAGACCACCATTGGGCATGAGGTGATTGAAGCTTTTCCCTTCTTCAGGCTTCAGATGGAAAAAGGAACACAAATGCCCTACTTGCTCCCAAAGCATCCACACCAAAGACCACCTCAAGTCAGTCCTTGGTACCAATGGCTGTAGGAGGTCTTGGTTCAGCTGTTCATGGCAACAATTACAGACCTACACAGTGAAAGATCATCACTGGCTCTAAACAAACCAATGGAAACAGAAGGCACAGACAAACTACACTATTGTCAGACCTGTTACAATGCACAAGCCTCTACAAGTGCTTGAGAGATTCAGATGCAAGAGAAAACTCAAGTCCTTTTCCACAAGTAGTCAAGGAATTtggggcaggggcacagaaTACCAGGTTGCTGCTCTATTCCAGTATGAAGTGacagtttctttttccctaTAGTTCCCCAGCTCTTTTTATGGGAAGATCATCTTCTACATTTCCTctctagaaattaaaaaaagataccCTTACATGCAAAGTCTGAAGTGCTGGTACAAGATCCTGTGTAGCCTATGTGCCCAGATGAGACTAGATATTTGAGTGCTGGATCAGGACAAATATGTCTAGGAGATTTTGTGCTAACCAGTTTTAAGGAAGCTTAAAACCAATTACTTAAAATGCCTCtgtttataaattataaataaaacattatccctcctccccccaatAAGTAGAACTAGTGATTGCATGTACAGCTTGTGTACATAGACTTAACCACCTGCAAGGCTCTGTGCCTTGAGGTGCTGCTGAACCTACTGGAGAGCTCTCACTGCTCCCCAGCAATCCATCCCTCTGCTTTGGGAACACCAAGCCCTTCAttccacagccacagcccagctgcagctccaatGTCCTTCTGCCCTCAGGGGGACAGACAACAAAGTTCTATTATCAAGTAGACCAGAGAACTACAGCTATGAAAAGAACACCAATACCTTGGGCTAAGTTTAAGAGCTCCCCAAAGTGACCTAATAAAACCATGTGCACCCTGCACAAGCAGCCTTGTATTGCAGCCTGGGAGTCAGCTATTGCCAAGCTCAGGACCTCACTCTCATCCTCTTACACAACTAAGACTTCTGTGACACATGCCTCAAAAAGAATTAGAAGCCAAGAAAAagtcttgttttctttaaataattaaattaaaaccaaaagcatTATAAAAAGGTTGACCTTGCTGTAAATCCGTAAGTGGATTTACATGTAAGAAACATATAAATTATGATACAAAGTGCCTTATCTGCAGTGGATGAGAGGTAGTATCAACAACAAATGCACTGCATTTTCTGCATAAATTCTTAAATAAATGAGTCTCAAGTATACGTATTCTTTTGTTAATCTTTGAGTTCTCATACTGAGTTCATAACCTTCTCTGGCAGTTTTCATTAAGTCagatttttcttgtatttttagGTCAACAACTGTTTTCAAGTTTAAGCTGCTTAAACAAAAACTTGTTTTTGTAGTGTTCCGTGACCTATCAAAACCACCAGACAAAACCACCAGACAAAACCACCATCCCCCTTCATCAAGTattaaaacaacattaaaaaaaaaaagctggaacTCTTGTCCACTTTGGAATACATAGTTCTGTTACAGAAGATTTTCAACAAGGGATTCACCACCATCGAGCTCGAGCACAGAAAATCCCTTTTGTAAATGGAAGCCTTACCTGAGTAAGGAATCTAAGACAACCCCCATAAAGAAGATGCTCAAgttttttcctagtttttaAATACTAAGCcataaatagaataaataacaacagttaaataaataaatagatggGGTTTCTACAGCTCAGCAGAGCGCTCTTTCAGTAGCAGTGTGGGGTTGATATCTTCCATGGCTGTTTTGGAGGTACTAACGTTAATGGTGGCCTCTGTGGGCTCAGGAGGCAGGATGTGGAAGGCAGTGAAAGGACAGCCCTTGACGTTGTTGCAGATGAGCTTCTGTAAGGAGGCCGTGTTGATGATGTCAAAGCCCACTTTGCCACCAAAGGTGCTGGGCTTCCAGTACTCGGGGGAGCAGATGGCATTGCCCATCAGTCCCTTCAGTGAGAACGGGGCTCCAATCTCCACCATGGTTTCTCCAAAGATGGCACCTGGGCGTGGCTTTTCCACCAGAAGGCCTGGGTACAGTTCCATTGCATCGATGTCTCCGTAAagctcctccagctcagctgccatctccttttctcctgtaATGAGTAAAATCCATTAGTGAAAAAATCCCATTTCCCTCCCAGGTCTATCCTGCCCAAGTCCAGTAATAACACTGGAGGCCCCTGTGAGCATTCTAAGAAAGTGGCTCTGACTTGTTCAGAAGGATGAGAACTGTTACCTGTAAGTTCTTCGAAGGATCTGAATGGTTTCAGCATGAAGCGCTTCCTGTACTCGTTCAAGGACTGGTACCTCATCTGCCTGCTTTGGTCAATTGAAGCCTTGGCCACTTTCTGTACTGCAGCAGGAACGTTCTTCCCACCAGCCACCTGGTTAATCAAGATGAAAAGCACTAAGTTCTCCTGTTGAAGCCGTGCATTTACAGTCTGTGATGAGTTTTGAACAGGTTTATTCTATTCCACCATCCCACCCCCAGCTGGTGTCTCCGTTGGCTCACCAGCACCTTGAGGAAGTACCTACCCTGCCAGCGCTTTGCTTGGAGAAGGATTTCACCATGTGGGAAAGGCCATGCTCCAGCATGATGGAGTTGTTGTAGAGGAACTGCTGGAAGGTGTACTCCTGGTCATGGATGTGGAAGGTGTCAGGCAGCAGCGGGTGCCAGTGGTACAGGGTGTTGAACTCGGCCGCGATGCGGTTCTGGTACTGGAAGCGCTGGTtgaacagcagctcagggtcAAACTTGAGCTTGAAGTGGTACCCACTCAAGTGCTGCACATAGTCCTCTATAACGATCTTGATGGTCTCTCCTGGTGGACAGAGAAACAGGAGAGAATATTGGCATTGGTCTCCTCAGGAACTTTCGGTGGTGGAGAAAGTACCATTGCTGAATTGTTCTAAATATACCACAGTGATCAGGACAACAAACACTTCAACGTTCTGTAATCTCCTCTAGAAAGCAGTTCATGTATTTTATGTGACTGAGGGGTGGAACAGTATTTAAGATCCCAGGAGGTTTTGGCTGTGGTAGTGAAGTGCTTTCCACAGCCTGCTTTCCCACTCCCACCCTCCCAAGATACACTTCCCTGCCCCCTCCACAGAACAGCACACAACAGTATTTACACTGTGTTCAGTCTCACAGTACTCTCTAGGACAGAAGGAGGGCATAATGGAGAAAGTTGATGTCTGAAAGCAAATCTCAGCTTCTGAGCTGCTTCATGCAGTTGTCTTGGTTTACTGTTTCAGTTTGGGCAAGGTCTTTTCAAGCTTAGAGTACCTCACCACTTACATAAGATGAAATACCACTGAGCAGACAATTAGAAGTATGCAGAGTTACATTTTACATAACCCCCTGAACTTTAGACTTAATCATAGCCTTTCATTTAAAGCATACCTGAACTGACCCAACCCTAGGGGGAAAATCCCAGATCTGGGAGCCTGAGGTCATGTAGCCTCAAATGCTTTCTCTGAGAAAGGAACTTTAATTTCCTGCCTTTTCACTGCTTTCAGTTCTGCTTCCCTCAGATAAGGGAACTGAGTATTCCTTAGCTCAGTTTTCTCCAGTTCTGCCTTTAGCATAGCTGGGGGAACCTACACCTCAGCACAGCACCACTCACACCCCCCTTTATGCACCAGCTTTGCCCTCCCCACGCCTGTGCACAcctgggagaaggggaagggacaCTCACCAATCAGGATGAGCCTGGTGGTTTGGAAGAGCTGCTCGTCGTCCCACTCGGGGTGCTCGCGCTTGAGGACGTCGCAGACGCGGTTGTGCTCGCG of the Pithys albifrons albifrons isolate INPA30051 chromosome 10, PitAlb_v1, whole genome shotgun sequence genome contains:
- the PTGS2 gene encoding prostaglandin G/H synthase 2, encoding MPLLPLPCALLAALLAAGHAANPCCSNPCQNRGVCMTAGPERYQCDCTRTGFYGENCTTPEFLTWLRLTLKPSPNTVHYILTHFQGVWNVINNIPFLRDAIMRYVLTSRSHLIDSPPTYNSDYSYKSWEAYSNLSYYTRSLPPVGLDCPTPMGVKGKKELPDSNLIVEKFLLRKKFIPDPQGTNVMFTFFAQHFTHQFFKTDHKKGPGFTKGLGHGVDLNHIYGETLERQLKLRLRKDGKLKYQMIDGEMYPPTVKDTQAEMLYPPHVPEQLQFSVGQEVFGLVPGLMMYATIWLREHNRVCDVLKREHPEWDDEQLFQTTRLILIGETIKIVIEDYVQHLSGYHFKLKFDPELLFNQRFQYQNRIAAEFNTLYHWHPLLPDTFHIHDQEYTFQQFLYNNSIMLEHGLSHMVKSFSKQSAGRVAGGKNVPAAVQKVAKASIDQSRQMRYQSLNEYRKRFMLKPFRSFEELTGEKEMAAELEELYGDIDAMELYPGLLVEKPRPGAIFGETMVEIGAPFSLKGLMGNAICSPEYWKPSTFGGKVGFDIINTASLQKLICNNVKGCPFTAFHILPPEPTEATINVSTSKTAMEDINPTLLLKERSAEL